A stretch of the Sphingobacterium thalpophilum genome encodes the following:
- the atpB gene encoding F0F1 ATP synthase subunit A, with translation MVNLKRALLLFAVIFLAVNPFTLKAAEEAHGDAPKTQAEEIKEYSQHHLQDDHYFSLFTDKKAGKHYGFPLPVILIDNGLVVFSSGEFHHGESVVEKNGQYYALYHGKIYKTDAAGTINYDEQHHPTNAKPLDFSITKNVVGLLLAAFLLFWGFTSLAKTYKKGVNNLPKGVGRVLEPLVLYVRDEMAVPNIGHRYKEFMPYLLSVFFLIFVLNLLGLTPLGFNVTGNITVTLCLALFTFVITNIKANKDYWKHIFWMPGVPVPFKFILAPIEVLGMFTKPFSLMLRLFANITAGHSVVMGLIAIVYLFQQQLTVPGSIGVSMLLTLVLFFLELLVAFLQAFIFTMLSSLFIGMAVEEHAHH, from the coding sequence ATGGTGAATCTTAAGAGAGCACTTTTATTATTTGCAGTAATTTTTCTTGCTGTCAATCCTTTTACCTTAAAAGCAGCTGAAGAAGCGCACGGGGATGCGCCTAAAACCCAAGCTGAGGAGATCAAAGAGTATAGTCAACATCACTTGCAAGATGATCATTATTTTTCTTTGTTCACCGATAAAAAAGCAGGAAAACATTATGGTTTTCCATTGCCAGTAATTCTTATTGATAATGGATTGGTTGTTTTCTCTTCGGGTGAATTTCATCATGGTGAGTCTGTTGTTGAGAAAAATGGTCAATACTATGCGCTATATCATGGCAAAATCTATAAGACAGATGCTGCTGGCACGATTAACTACGATGAACAGCATCATCCAACAAATGCAAAACCTTTAGACTTCTCTATTACAAAGAACGTAGTAGGTTTATTATTGGCGGCTTTCTTGTTGTTCTGGGGCTTTACAAGTTTGGCGAAGACCTATAAAAAAGGTGTCAACAACTTGCCAAAAGGTGTAGGTCGCGTGTTAGAACCCTTAGTTTTATATGTTCGTGACGAAATGGCCGTGCCAAATATCGGGCATCGTTACAAAGAGTTTATGCCGTACTTACTGTCTGTATTTTTCCTGATTTTTGTGTTAAACCTATTGGGATTGACGCCGCTAGGATTTAACGTTACCGGAAATATCACAGTAACCTTATGTCTGGCTTTATTCACTTTTGTTATCACCAATATTAAAGCAAATAAAGATTACTGGAAGCACATCTTTTGGATGCCGGGGGTACCTGTGCCGTTTAAATTTATTTTGGCACCTATCGAGGTCTTGGGGATGTTTACAAAACCTTTCTCGTTGATGTTGCGTTTATTTGCGAATATCACAGCAGGTCACTCTGTAGTAATGGGCTTGATAGCAATCGTCTATTTATTCCAACAACAATTGACGGTTCCCGGTAGTATCGGTGTGTCTATGTTGTTGACTTTGGTGTTGTTCTTCCTGGAGTTACTGGTTGCGTTTTTACAAGCCTTTATCTTCACGATGTTGTCATCCCTATTTATCGGTATGGCTGTTGAAGAGCACGCACATCACTAA
- a CDS encoding helix-turn-helix domain-containing protein, which produces MSNFQVDRENTAFMQAVAFVNQTNQNLFITGKAGTGKTTFLKYIREHSYKKMAITAPTGVAAMNAGGTTLHSLFWLPFGTFVEDYELRWDEQDSHIYNKSRLFSTIKLTKQRRAILQELELLVIDEVSMVRADTLDAINVILQSVRRDMRPFGGLQVLFIGDLYQLPPVVKDTEWTILRDHYSSVFFFNAKVLRDNPLVMLELNKIYRQQDEGFISILNAIRNNQCTSDMLTTLNSYYQQDFVPKDDEQYITLTSHNRIADEINSAKLASLPGRMLNLKAVVKDDFAQGAYPAEETLSLKLGAQVMFIRNDSGDERKYYNGKIGTVKDIDTVHGTVTVAFPDGSDPVTVKRETWENIRYNYDKGQDQIKEEVLGTFSQFPLRLAWAITIHKSQGLTFDKAIIDAGTSFAAGQVYVALSRLTSLEGLVLKSIIPPYAIRTDYQVVEFAQRAQSQTNIQEILEQCQRSYLGQILMNGFRWDGLLTETSELLKSLDDRNIDGKEKAVEVFQQLVGQLQTQEKVAHKFIVLLYDLLRDKDAIDYDLICERSTAAVNWFLPRMDTDLIKALTEHIEEYQIRKRTKKYIDELKALLLDYKRKREQLQHCLIIAETLSKREDFQTAMLDVAERVKTKEKQELAVQGADEEGSKKLDTKDISLEMFKDGMSIPEIASKRGMVAGTIYGHLINFVGTEVEATELISQDKLDRIVEVIRTHPDKSSSELKMLLGADVDYPDIKIGQKVLGL; this is translated from the coding sequence ATGTCAAATTTTCAAGTTGATCGGGAGAATACCGCATTTATGCAGGCTGTTGCATTTGTCAACCAGACCAATCAGAACCTATTTATCACGGGGAAGGCAGGTACCGGAAAAACGACTTTCTTGAAATATATCCGTGAACACAGCTATAAGAAAATGGCAATCACGGCACCCACGGGAGTAGCGGCAATGAATGCGGGGGGAACCACGCTACATTCTTTGTTTTGGCTTCCCTTTGGCACTTTTGTCGAAGATTATGAACTGCGCTGGGATGAGCAGGATAGTCATATTTATAATAAGTCCCGTTTATTCAGCACCATTAAGCTTACAAAGCAACGTCGTGCCATTCTGCAGGAACTCGAACTGCTGGTAATTGATGAGGTCTCCATGGTGCGGGCAGACACATTGGACGCCATCAATGTGATATTGCAGTCGGTACGGCGGGATATGCGGCCTTTTGGTGGTCTTCAGGTGTTGTTTATAGGTGATTTATATCAGTTGCCGCCGGTAGTGAAAGACACGGAATGGACTATACTGCGTGATCATTATTCTTCGGTCTTCTTTTTCAATGCAAAGGTGCTGCGCGATAATCCGCTGGTCATGCTCGAACTTAATAAGATTTACCGGCAACAGGATGAGGGGTTTATTTCGATTTTGAATGCTATCCGTAACAATCAATGTACAAGTGATATGCTGACGACCTTAAACAGCTATTATCAACAAGATTTTGTTCCGAAGGACGACGAACAGTATATTACCTTAACTTCCCACAACCGGATTGCCGATGAGATCAACAGCGCGAAGCTGGCATCGTTGCCGGGCAGGATGCTCAATTTGAAGGCGGTGGTGAAGGACGACTTTGCCCAGGGGGCTTACCCGGCGGAGGAGACCCTTTCACTGAAATTGGGGGCACAGGTGATGTTTATCCGAAACGATTCGGGTGATGAGCGAAAGTATTATAATGGCAAAATAGGTACAGTGAAGGACATTGATACCGTTCATGGTACTGTCACAGTGGCTTTTCCGGATGGCTCGGATCCGGTAACAGTGAAACGGGAAACCTGGGAAAATATCCGCTACAATTATGACAAAGGACAGGATCAGATCAAGGAAGAGGTGTTGGGTACGTTCTCGCAATTTCCGTTACGTCTGGCCTGGGCGATCACTATTCATAAGAGCCAGGGACTGACATTTGACAAAGCCATAATCGATGCGGGGACATCGTTTGCGGCTGGGCAGGTTTATGTGGCTTTAAGCCGGCTGACGAGTTTAGAGGGGCTGGTGCTTAAATCCATCATTCCTCCTTATGCTATCCGGACAGACTATCAGGTGGTCGAATTTGCACAGCGGGCACAGTCTCAAACCAATATCCAGGAGATCCTGGAGCAATGTCAGCGAAGCTATCTGGGGCAGATCTTGATGAATGGTTTCCGTTGGGATGGGCTGTTGACCGAAACTTCTGAATTGCTAAAGTCGCTGGACGATCGGAATATTGATGGGAAGGAAAAAGCCGTAGAGGTCTTTCAGCAACTGGTGGGTCAGCTGCAGACACAGGAAAAGGTGGCACACAAGTTTATTGTGCTGTTATATGATCTACTTCGGGATAAAGACGCGATTGATTACGACCTGATCTGCGAACGGTCGACAGCCGCCGTCAACTGGTTTTTGCCGCGGATGGATACTGATCTGATCAAAGCGCTGACCGAGCATATCGAAGAGTATCAGATCAGAAAACGAACCAAGAAATACATTGACGAACTAAAGGCGCTGTTACTGGATTATAAGCGCAAACGTGAGCAGTTGCAGCACTGTCTGATCATTGCCGAAACGTTGTCTAAACGGGAAGACTTTCAGACGGCCATGCTTGACGTTGCCGAACGTGTCAAAACAAAAGAAAAACAGGAGCTAGCGGTGCAGGGTGCAGATGAAGAAGGAAGCAAAAAGCTCGATACAAAGGATATCTCTTTAGAAATGTTTAAAGACGGTATGAGTATTCCGGAAATTGCAAGCAAACGGGGTATGGTTGCGGGCACAATCTATGGGCATCTGATCAATTTTGTTGGCACGGAAGTGGAAGCTACCGAGCTGATCAGCCAGGACAAGCTGGACCGCATCGTAGAAGTTATCCGGACTCATCCCGACAAGTCATCATCTGAACTTAAAATGCTTCTGGGAGCAGATGTAGATTATCCAGATATTAAAATTGGACAAAAAGTTTTAGGGTTGTAA
- a CDS encoding F0F1 ATP synthase subunit B, protein MEALINQFSYGLFFWQLIILLVVIFLLGKFAWKPIVNALDEREQGIANALEAAEKAKLEMARLTNENEQLLKEARAERDVILKEAKELKEKIVAEAKTQAQAEGARMIAQAKAEIDEQKNKALAEVKSQVSSLSLDIARKVLTKEFEDQGKQEALVADLLNDVKLN, encoded by the coding sequence ATGGAAGCATTAATTAATCAGTTCTCGTACGGTTTGTTCTTTTGGCAACTAATCATTTTATTGGTTGTGATCTTTTTGTTAGGCAAGTTTGCCTGGAAACCTATCGTAAATGCTTTGGATGAGCGTGAGCAAGGAATTGCTAATGCTTTGGAAGCTGCGGAGAAAGCTAAATTGGAGATGGCTCGTTTGACCAATGAAAACGAACAATTACTGAAAGAAGCTCGTGCAGAACGTGATGTTATCCTTAAAGAAGCAAAAGAGCTAAAAGAGAAAATCGTTGCTGAAGCTAAAACTCAGGCGCAAGCTGAGGGTGCAAGGATGATTGCGCAGGCAAAAGCAGAAATCGATGAACAAAAGAATAAGGCTTTGGCTGAAGTGAAATCACAAGTTTCGTCTTTGTCTTTGGATATCGCTCGCAAAGTGTTAACAAAAGAATTTGAGGACCAAGGTAAGCAGGAAGCTTTAGTAGCAGATTTGCTTAATGATGTTAAATTGAACTAA
- the atpE gene encoding ATP synthase F0 subunit C, with the protein MYNLIGAGLIVIGAGLGLGKIGGSAMEAIARQPEAASKIQTAMIIIGALVEGLAFGALILGK; encoded by the coding sequence ATGTACAACTTAATTGGAGCAGGTTTAATCGTAATCGGTGCAGGTTTAGGTTTAGGTAAAATCGGTGGTTCAGCTATGGAAGCTATCGCTCGCCAACCAGAAGCAGCATCTAAAATTCAAACTGCGATGATCATCATTGGTGCCTTAGTTGAAGGTTTAGCATTCGGTGCTTTAATCTTAGGTAAATAA
- a CDS encoding F0F1 ATP synthase subunit delta, whose amino-acid sequence MSVFKVASRYAKSLLDLASEQGSLETIKTDMESFIAVLKSSSELQAILANPIVPLDKKKSVLDALFKDKINPTILAFFKIMINKGRGVIVYATAQEFIREYNEVKGIVKATVTSAAPLSEANLTAMKDVLAKETNAQVILTNKVDSRLIGGFVVNIGDRQIDASIAGKLNKLERYLNQGN is encoded by the coding sequence ATGTCAGTATTTAAAGTTGCATCGAGATACGCAAAATCTTTACTTGATTTGGCTAGCGAGCAAGGCTCACTGGAGACTATCAAAACGGATATGGAGTCGTTTATCGCTGTGTTGAAATCCAGTTCAGAATTGCAGGCTATTTTAGCCAATCCTATTGTGCCATTGGACAAGAAGAAAAGTGTATTGGATGCTTTATTTAAAGATAAGATCAATCCGACTATCTTAGCCTTTTTTAAGATCATGATCAACAAAGGTCGTGGTGTCATCGTTTATGCTACCGCTCAGGAATTTATCCGTGAGTACAATGAGGTAAAAGGTATTGTAAAAGCGACAGTAACGTCCGCGGCACCGCTTTCGGAAGCTAATTTAACAGCGATGAAAGACGTACTTGCAAAAGAGACCAACGCACAGGTGATTTTGACCAATAAGGTTGATAGCCGTCTGATTGGCGGATTTGTGGTCAATATTGGCGACCGCCAAATTGATGCAAGTATTGCTGGTAAATTGAATAAGTTAGAAAGATATTTGAATCAGGGAAATTAA
- a CDS encoding phosphoheptose isomerase, with protein MAIDKTALFEKVQEMLTSKGFNIEKSDATRPWGGFFVIDESQAQEFANEYFGGLDVQELKISGKLSPKILIVAPEKRLSWQYHHRRAEIWRVIQGNVGVMVSDTDEESVVSTLREGETIRLRQGQRHRLIGLDGFGILAEIWQHTDADNPSDEDDIVRVQDDFGR; from the coding sequence ATGGCTATAGATAAAACCGCATTATTTGAAAAAGTGCAGGAAATGTTGACATCCAAAGGATTCAACATCGAGAAGTCGGATGCTACCCGTCCTTGGGGTGGCTTTTTTGTCATTGACGAATCACAGGCGCAGGAGTTTGCGAACGAATATTTCGGAGGGCTGGATGTGCAGGAATTAAAAATTTCCGGAAAATTAAGTCCAAAAATTCTGATCGTTGCGCCAGAGAAGAGACTTTCCTGGCAATATCATCACCGCCGTGCTGAAATCTGGCGCGTTATCCAGGGAAATGTGGGCGTTATGGTGTCGGATACCGATGAGGAATCGGTTGTTTCAACCTTACGTGAAGGCGAAACTATCCGTCTGCGCCAAGGACAGCGTCACCGCCTGATCGGATTGGACGGATTCGGTATTTTGGCCGAGATATGGCAGCATACCGATGCTGACAACCCTTCCGATGAAGACGATATTGTACGCGTTCAGGACGATTTTGGCCGATAA
- a CDS encoding AtpZ/AtpI family protein, with translation MKEEKTNKKINKWIVFTSMPIQMGITIYLFYWVGSWLDEKYAIAGEWGMKGLTLLGVIVSLYQFIKQANQINKNE, from the coding sequence TTGAAAGAGGAAAAAACCAATAAGAAGATTAACAAGTGGATCGTGTTTACCTCCATGCCGATACAGATGGGGATTACCATTTATTTATTTTACTGGGTCGGCAGTTGGTTGGACGAAAAATATGCGATTGCAGGTGAATGGGGTATGAAGGGCCTGACGCTTTTAGGCGTGATTGTATCTTTGTACCAGTTCATCAAGCAAGCAAATCAAATTAATAAGAATGAATAG
- the atpA gene encoding F0F1 ATP synthase subunit alpha, translating into MIEVRPDEVSAILREQLSGFKSEAELEEVGTVLAVGDGIARIYGLTKVQSGELVEFDNGLQGIVLNLEEDNVGVVLLGPSDEIKEGDTIKRTNRIASIKVGEGLLGRVVNTLGQPIDGKGPIQGELYEMPIERKAPGVIYRQPVTEPLQTGIKAIDAMIPVGRGQRELVIGDRQTGKTAVCIDTILNQKEFYDAGQPVFCIYVAVGQKNSTVANIVRTLEERGAMAYTVVVAASAADPAPLQFYAPMAGAAIGEFFRDTGRPALIVYDDLSKQAVAYREVSLLLRRPPGREAYPGDVFYLHSRLLERAAKINSSDDIARNMNDLPESIKHLVKGGGSLTALPIIETQAGDVSAYIPTNVISITDGQIFLESNLFNAGIRPAINVGISVSRVGGNAQIKSMKKVSGTLKLDQAQYRELEAFAKFGSDLDAATKAVLDKGVRNVEILKQGQYSPVSVEKQVAIIYAGTKGLLRNVPVNKVREFEEEFLTQLEQRHPEVLAAFKAGKFTDELTAVLETVAKDLASKY; encoded by the coding sequence ATGATAGAGGTAAGACCAGATGAAGTATCGGCAATTTTAAGAGAACAATTGTCGGGCTTTAAATCAGAAGCCGAACTAGAGGAAGTGGGTACCGTACTTGCTGTGGGTGACGGTATTGCTCGTATTTACGGCTTAACTAAAGTTCAGTCCGGTGAGTTGGTTGAATTTGATAACGGATTACAAGGTATTGTATTAAACTTAGAAGAAGACAACGTCGGTGTCGTTCTTTTGGGTCCTTCGGATGAAATCAAAGAAGGTGATACGATTAAACGTACCAACCGTATTGCATCCATCAAAGTTGGAGAAGGATTGTTGGGACGTGTGGTGAATACATTGGGTCAGCCAATCGATGGCAAAGGGCCTATTCAAGGTGAATTGTATGAAATGCCGATCGAGCGTAAAGCTCCTGGTGTTATCTACCGTCAGCCTGTAACAGAGCCATTGCAAACAGGTATCAAAGCGATTGATGCGATGATTCCGGTAGGCCGTGGTCAGCGTGAGTTGGTTATCGGTGACCGTCAGACAGGTAAGACTGCGGTTTGTATCGATACGATCTTAAACCAGAAAGAATTCTACGATGCAGGTCAGCCTGTATTTTGTATCTATGTTGCTGTTGGTCAGAAGAACTCTACAGTGGCAAATATCGTGCGTACATTAGAGGAGCGTGGTGCTATGGCCTATACCGTTGTGGTTGCTGCTTCTGCTGCTGATCCTGCTCCGCTTCAGTTTTACGCGCCAATGGCGGGTGCTGCTATCGGCGAGTTTTTCCGCGATACAGGCCGTCCAGCATTGATCGTTTATGACGATTTGTCTAAACAAGCTGTGGCTTACCGTGAGGTATCTTTGTTGTTGCGTCGTCCACCGGGTCGTGAGGCATATCCTGGTGACGTGTTTTATTTGCATAGTCGTTTGTTGGAACGTGCTGCGAAAATCAACTCATCAGATGATATCGCACGTAACATGAACGATCTTCCGGAGTCTATCAAACATTTGGTGAAAGGTGGTGGTTCATTGACAGCCCTTCCGATTATTGAGACGCAGGCAGGTGACGTTTCGGCATACATTCCAACCAACGTAATTTCCATCACAGATGGTCAGATTTTCTTGGAGTCCAACTTATTCAATGCCGGTATCCGTCCTGCGATCAACGTGGGTATCTCCGTATCCCGTGTGGGTGGTAATGCTCAGATCAAATCGATGAAGAAAGTATCGGGTACCTTAAAACTGGATCAGGCGCAGTACCGTGAACTGGAAGCTTTTGCAAAATTCGGTTCAGACCTTGATGCGGCTACAAAAGCTGTATTGGACAAAGGAGTCCGTAACGTGGAGATCCTAAAACAAGGACAATATTCTCCTGTGTCAGTAGAGAAGCAAGTAGCGATCATCTATGCCGGAACAAAAGGTTTGTTGCGTAATGTTCCTGTCAACAAGGTAAGAGAATTTGAAGAAGAATTCTTAACACAATTGGAGCAACGTCATCCAGAAGTTTTGGCCGCTTTCAAAGCTGGTAAATTTACAGATGAGTTGACTGCAGTATTAGAAACAGTAGCTAAAGATTTAGCATCAAAATATTAA